One genomic segment of Phalacrocorax carbo chromosome Z, bPhaCar2.1, whole genome shotgun sequence includes these proteins:
- the SKP2 gene encoding S-phase kinase-associated protein 2 isoform X3 — MYRKHLQEIPSSSSNVSTSSTWDRDSSKISESQSGTGVPVLKKDKPGNENVLQDLLVSLHCPPQKRQRVKEKGRSFVTVRWPRLFQEPESGATWDVLPDELLLAIFAYLPLNDLLKASLACKRWHRLLFDESLWQTLDLTGTNLVPGVIGQVLSAGVTVFRCPRSCIGSPLFKTRKPLRVQHMDLSNCAVSIADLQSILCQCERLQNLSLEGLVLSDDIIKSIAKNSSLKRLNLCGCSGFSAEALELMLTLCSKLEELNLSWCDFTAAHVKATVNHVTSKVTHLNLSGYRQNLQIPGGLTLCDLFSDVKTLVERCPFIVHLDLSDSVMLKCECFQYFHQLFFLEHLCLSRCYQISPADLVELGQIPTLKILQNKIFQLQLINWQTSCLRRV, encoded by the exons ATGTACAG AAAACACCTCCAGGAGATCCCATCCTCCAGCAGCAATGTTTCCACCAGCTCTACGTGGGACAGGGACTCCAGCAAGATCTCGGAGTCTCAATCCGGCACGGGAGTGCCTGTCCTTAAGAAGGACAAGCCAGGCAATGAAAATGTGCTGCAGGACTTGCTGGTGTCGTTGCACTGTCCGCCTCAGAAACGGCAGAGGgtgaaggagaagggaaggagctTTGTCACTGTGCGCTGGCCCCGGCTGTTCCAAGAACCAGAGTCAG GTGCCACTTGGGATGTACTTCCAGATGAATTGCTTTTGGCAATCTTTGCATATTTGCCCCTAAATGACTTGCTAAAAGCTTCCCTGGCTTGCAAAAGATGGCATCGTCTTTT GTTTGATGAATCTCTCTGGCAGACTCTCGATCTGACTGGTACAAATTTGGTGCCAGGAGTGATTGGACAGGTGCTGTCTGCAGGTGTTACTGTATTCCGCTGCCCAAGATCTTGTATTGGGAGTCCGTTGTTCAAAACAAGAAA aCCTCTCAGAGTTCAACATATGGATTTGTCAAACTGTGCAGTGTCTATTGCAGACCTCCAGAGTATTCTTTGTCAGTGTGAAAGGCTGCAGAACCTTAGCTTGGAGGGACTAGTGCTTTCTGATGACATCATCAA gAGCATTGCTAAGAATTCCAGTCTGAAGCGACTAAATCTCTGTGGGTGCTCAGGGTTTTCTGCAGAAGCTTTGGAGCTGATGTTGACCCTCTGTTCTAA GCTGGAGGAGCTGAACTTGTCCTGGTGTGACTTCACAGCCGCCCATGTCAAAGCAACAGTGAATCATGTTACTTCAAAAGTAACCCACTTAAATTTAAGTGGATACAGGCAGAATCTACAAATACCAG GTGGACTGACTCTGTGTGACCTGTTTTCAGATGTTAAAACACTGGTGGAAAGATGCCCTTTTATCGTCCATTTAGATCTAAG TGACAGTGTGATGTTGAAGTGTGAGTGCTTCCAATATTTTCATCAACTCTTCTTTCTAGAACATCTGTGTCTTAGCCGATGTTACCAGATATCACCTGCTGACTTAGT agAACTTGGTCAAATTCCAACATTAAAGATTCTTCAG AATAAGatctttcagctgcagctgataAATTGGCAGACATCTTGCTTGAGGAGGGTCTAA
- the SKP2 gene encoding S-phase kinase-associated protein 2 isoform X1, whose amino-acid sequence MYRKHLQEIPSSSSNVSTSSTWDRDSSKISESQSGTGVPVLKKDKPGNENVLQDLLVSLHCPPQKRQRVKEKGRSFVTVRWPRLFQEPESGATWDVLPDELLLAIFAYLPLNDLLKASLACKRWHRLLFDESLWQTLDLTGTNLVPGVIGQVLSAGVTVFRCPRSCIGSPLFKTRKPLRVQHMDLSNCAVSIADLQSILCQCERLQNLSLEGLVLSDDIIKSIAKNSSLKRLNLCGCSGFSAEALELMLTLCSKLEELNLSWCDFTAAHVKATVNHVTSKVTHLNLSGYRQNLQIPGGLTLCDLFSDVKTLVERCPFIVHLDLSDSVMLKCECFQYFHQLFFLEHLCLSRCYQISPADLVELGQIPTLKILQVYGIVTDSSLKLLKEMLPDMNINCSPFTSIARPTVGSKNHEIWGIKCRLMLRNPSGI is encoded by the exons ATGTACAG AAAACACCTCCAGGAGATCCCATCCTCCAGCAGCAATGTTTCCACCAGCTCTACGTGGGACAGGGACTCCAGCAAGATCTCGGAGTCTCAATCCGGCACGGGAGTGCCTGTCCTTAAGAAGGACAAGCCAGGCAATGAAAATGTGCTGCAGGACTTGCTGGTGTCGTTGCACTGTCCGCCTCAGAAACGGCAGAGGgtgaaggagaagggaaggagctTTGTCACTGTGCGCTGGCCCCGGCTGTTCCAAGAACCAGAGTCAG GTGCCACTTGGGATGTACTTCCAGATGAATTGCTTTTGGCAATCTTTGCATATTTGCCCCTAAATGACTTGCTAAAAGCTTCCCTGGCTTGCAAAAGATGGCATCGTCTTTT GTTTGATGAATCTCTCTGGCAGACTCTCGATCTGACTGGTACAAATTTGGTGCCAGGAGTGATTGGACAGGTGCTGTCTGCAGGTGTTACTGTATTCCGCTGCCCAAGATCTTGTATTGGGAGTCCGTTGTTCAAAACAAGAAA aCCTCTCAGAGTTCAACATATGGATTTGTCAAACTGTGCAGTGTCTATTGCAGACCTCCAGAGTATTCTTTGTCAGTGTGAAAGGCTGCAGAACCTTAGCTTGGAGGGACTAGTGCTTTCTGATGACATCATCAA gAGCATTGCTAAGAATTCCAGTCTGAAGCGACTAAATCTCTGTGGGTGCTCAGGGTTTTCTGCAGAAGCTTTGGAGCTGATGTTGACCCTCTGTTCTAA GCTGGAGGAGCTGAACTTGTCCTGGTGTGACTTCACAGCCGCCCATGTCAAAGCAACAGTGAATCATGTTACTTCAAAAGTAACCCACTTAAATTTAAGTGGATACAGGCAGAATCTACAAATACCAG GTGGACTGACTCTGTGTGACCTGTTTTCAGATGTTAAAACACTGGTGGAAAGATGCCCTTTTATCGTCCATTTAGATCTAAG TGACAGTGTGATGTTGAAGTGTGAGTGCTTCCAATATTTTCATCAACTCTTCTTTCTAGAACATCTGTGTCTTAGCCGATGTTACCAGATATCACCTGCTGACTTAGT agAACTTGGTCAAATTCCAACATTAAAGATTCTTCAGGTATATGGAATAGTGACTGATAGCTCCCTGAAGCTCCTCAAGGAAATGCTTCCTGACATGAACATCAATTGCTCCCCCTTTACAAGTATCGCAAGGCCAACTGTTGGCAGTAAAAATCATGAGATTTGGGGCATCAAATGCAGATTGATGCTGAGAAACCCTAGTGGCATATAA
- the SKP2 gene encoding S-phase kinase-associated protein 2 isoform X2: MYRKHLQEIPSSSSNVSTSSTWDRDSSKISESQSGTGVPVLKKDKPGNENVLQDLLVSLHCPPQKRQRVKEKGRSFVTVRWPRLFQEPESGATWDVLPDELLLAIFAYLPLNDLLKASLACKRWHRLLFDESLWQTLDLTGTNLVPGVIGQVLSAGVTVFRCPRSCIGSPLFKTRKPLRVQHMDLSNCAVSIADLQSILCQCERLQNLSLEGLVLSDDIIKSIAKNSSLKRLNLCGCSGFSAEALELMLTLCSKLEELNLSWCDFTAAHVKATVNHVTSKVTHLNLSGYRQNLQIPDVKTLVERCPFIVHLDLSDSVMLKCECFQYFHQLFFLEHLCLSRCYQISPADLVELGQIPTLKILQVYGIVTDSSLKLLKEMLPDMNINCSPFTSIARPTVGSKNHEIWGIKCRLMLRNPSGI; this comes from the exons ATGTACAG AAAACACCTCCAGGAGATCCCATCCTCCAGCAGCAATGTTTCCACCAGCTCTACGTGGGACAGGGACTCCAGCAAGATCTCGGAGTCTCAATCCGGCACGGGAGTGCCTGTCCTTAAGAAGGACAAGCCAGGCAATGAAAATGTGCTGCAGGACTTGCTGGTGTCGTTGCACTGTCCGCCTCAGAAACGGCAGAGGgtgaaggagaagggaaggagctTTGTCACTGTGCGCTGGCCCCGGCTGTTCCAAGAACCAGAGTCAG GTGCCACTTGGGATGTACTTCCAGATGAATTGCTTTTGGCAATCTTTGCATATTTGCCCCTAAATGACTTGCTAAAAGCTTCCCTGGCTTGCAAAAGATGGCATCGTCTTTT GTTTGATGAATCTCTCTGGCAGACTCTCGATCTGACTGGTACAAATTTGGTGCCAGGAGTGATTGGACAGGTGCTGTCTGCAGGTGTTACTGTATTCCGCTGCCCAAGATCTTGTATTGGGAGTCCGTTGTTCAAAACAAGAAA aCCTCTCAGAGTTCAACATATGGATTTGTCAAACTGTGCAGTGTCTATTGCAGACCTCCAGAGTATTCTTTGTCAGTGTGAAAGGCTGCAGAACCTTAGCTTGGAGGGACTAGTGCTTTCTGATGACATCATCAA gAGCATTGCTAAGAATTCCAGTCTGAAGCGACTAAATCTCTGTGGGTGCTCAGGGTTTTCTGCAGAAGCTTTGGAGCTGATGTTGACCCTCTGTTCTAA GCTGGAGGAGCTGAACTTGTCCTGGTGTGACTTCACAGCCGCCCATGTCAAAGCAACAGTGAATCATGTTACTTCAAAAGTAACCCACTTAAATTTAAGTGGATACAGGCAGAATCTACAAATACCAG ATGTTAAAACACTGGTGGAAAGATGCCCTTTTATCGTCCATTTAGATCTAAG TGACAGTGTGATGTTGAAGTGTGAGTGCTTCCAATATTTTCATCAACTCTTCTTTCTAGAACATCTGTGTCTTAGCCGATGTTACCAGATATCACCTGCTGACTTAGT agAACTTGGTCAAATTCCAACATTAAAGATTCTTCAGGTATATGGAATAGTGACTGATAGCTCCCTGAAGCTCCTCAAGGAAATGCTTCCTGACATGAACATCAATTGCTCCCCCTTTACAAGTATCGCAAGGCCAACTGTTGGCAGTAAAAATCATGAGATTTGGGGCATCAAATGCAGATTGATGCTGAGAAACCCTAGTGGCATATAA